The Caenorhabditis elegans chromosome II genome has a segment encoding these proteins:
- the srw-62 gene encoding G-protein coupled receptors family 1 profile domain-containing protein (Partially confirmed by transcript evidence): protein MKWTFNEYYDNEESDPDNAKFKELSEKLSGFLKLFNFYILMFALSGFLINFVHFIIITRRPLRTNSVYVLMIGITSSDLYTMFDIIYVYIDSKISISTQNNKINSFGCDVSGVSNGFIYVLCGLLMNALGEILRRVSTWLALFMALFRFLIVQYAMSSKLDILSTPKFAIKTIITTFLISSIITTLAYIGQFSIVDDGLRLHDYCDKPKETQHSYVVVNSRIFDAYWPIVVMYSLMSDGITKIIPAVTLPFLTIGLIRCIRAASSARRHLSSQQRNSTNDRSIKLVATMTVLSMFAESPSGIVHTYQFFYYDHSSIIASVKSLDKLFINLAILNAIVHCAINFGMSTQYNEVAKKLFCLKIIGRSEVGSVETAYALA, encoded by the exons ATGAAATGGACATTTAACGAATATTATGATAATGAAGAATCCGATCCTGATAATGCAAAGTTCAaagaattatctgaaaaactcAGTGGATTTCTAAAGTTGTTTAACTTCTACATATTAATGTTTGCATTGTCTggttttctgataaatttcgTTCATTTTATAATTATAACAAGAAGACCACTCAGAACAAATAGCGTATATGTTTTGATGATTGGAATTACTTCAAGTGACTTGTACACCATGTTTGACATTATTTACGTTTATAtcgattcaaaaatttcaatttctacaCAAAACAATAAGATTAATAGCTTTGGATGTGATGTCTCAGGAGTTTCCAATGGATTTATATATGTCCTCTGTGGGCTTTTGATGAATGCTCTTGGAGAGATTCTTCGAAGAGTATCCACGTGGCTTGCCCTTTTCATGgcactttttcgatttttgattgtcCAGTACGCAATGAGCTCTAAACTGGACATCCTCTCAACACCAAAGTTTGCAATAAAAACTATCATTACCACATTTTTGATCAGTAGTATTATTACCACCCTTGCTTATATTGGTCAGTTTTCAATAGTGGACGATGGGTTGCGGCTTCATGATTACTGCGATAAGCCTAAAGAAACTCAACACTCTTATGTAGTGGTAAATAGTCGTATATTTGATGCTTATTGGCCAATTGTTGTAATGTATTCATTAATGTCGGATGGTATTACAAAA ATCATACCGGCTGTTACTCTTCCCTTCTTGACAATTGGCTTGATCAGATGTATTCGAGCAGCTTCTAGTGCACGAAGACATCTTAGCAGTCAACAAAGAAACTCAACAAATGATAGATCTATAAAATTAGTGGCCACCATGACTGTATTATCAATGTTTGCTGAAAGTCCAAGTGGCATTGTTCATACTTATCAATTCTTCTACTATGATCATTCGTCCATTAT agcgtcTGTAAAAAGTCTTGACAAACTTTTCATAAATCTGGCAATCCTAAATGCTATCGTCCACTGCGCCATTAATTTTGGAATGTCAACCCAGTAT
- the irld-47 gene encoding Receptor L-domain domain-containing protein (Partially confirmed by transcript evidence) produces MLFNSIMIKHVMTLILWWYLVTADFEYDLQMVVLTHSCEPECTFNYSEVTSETINFLPGSECGIVCGILTFNSRTDLSISQLTKAFEFMTIFYGGLIFDNTSFTNFTFFPKNDVSGQFEFACYTFGLTVVNNSQLSDTTFFLDIAYMKDKHTFTCPFLFENNPQLDTNNFCNKTDMIGLKSVGNLKDCGCRGDEKTSESIGTLRNCSVIYDFSLSNISDSVDDLSVLSGITDVHGDMEIKMSNIQNLSFFNNLKEIRSHHNLMEETITLNIHENSEMRRLDLPALKEMSSSQWLPVIINLENLHPDFCLTHSEVMWFLLKKISFSNIHSKLCQTPYIPKGLDTFCNSSRLEDSQNHCTIINGSLIIENGDEQYVSKLSNLEYLFGSLTIQNTTLKNLDFLRRLKYIALFEDEYVIQIVSNMDLEKANIPRLSNIISKSNRTVVVHNNPLLLKPKRFPFQVTYATNVVFIGDYYANSSSVSCFMSRFIFGMCFIEIIKLVLNLPIKYRQFLVFRSVFGKPL; encoded by the exons ATGCTATTTAATAGTATCATGATAAAACACGTTATGACATTAATTCTATGGTGGTATCTGGTAACTGCCGATTTTGAATACGACTTGCAGATGGTTGTGCTCACACATAGCTGTG agccgGAATGCACTTTCAATTATTCTGAAGTAACATCAGAAACCATAAACTTTTTACCTGGATCCGAGTGCGGAATTGTATGTGGAATTCTAACTTTCAATTCCAGAACTGATCTATCAATATCACAATTGACTAAAGCATTCGAGTTTATGACAATTTTCTATGGAGGTCTTATATTTGATAATACCAGTTTCACGAATTTTAcgtttttcccaaaaaacgACGTGTCCGGTCAGTTTGAGTTCGCGTGCTACACAT TTGGACTAACCGTTGTTAACAATTCCCAACTTTCGGATACAACATTTTTCTTAGACATCGCATATATGAAAGACAAGCACACTTTTACATGcccatttttatttgaaaataatccaCAACTAgatacaaacaatttttgcaataaaacagATATGATTGGATTGAAGTCAGTTGGGAACTTGAAGGATTGCG GGTGCCGTGGTGACGAGAAAACGTCTGAAAGCATTGGGACATTACGGAATTGCTCAGTTATATATGATTTCAGCCTTTCCAATATATCTGATTCTGTCGACGATTTATCGGTTCTGTCTGGAATTACAGATGTTCATGGAGAtatggaaattaaaatgtcAAACATTCAGAATCTATCAttctttaataatttaaaagagATTAGATCACATCATAATCTGATGGAAGAGACTATCACTTTGAATATACACGAGAATTCAGAAATGAGAAGACTCGATCTACCAGCTTTGAAG GAAATGTCTTCCTCCCAATGGCTTCCGGTTATTatcaatttagaaaatttacacCCAGATTTCTGTCTAACACATTCGGAGGTTATGTGGTTTCTTCTTAAGAAAATATCGTTTTCGAATATTCACTCTAAACTGTGCCAAACTCCTTATATTCCAAAAGGATTAGATACCTTTTGTAATTCATCAAGACTTGAAGATTCACAAAATCATTGTACCATTATTAATGGTAGTCTTATAATAGAAAATGGTGATGAACAATATGTTAGTAAGCTATCcaatttggaatatttattTGGTTCATTGACAATTCAAAACACAACATTGAAGAATCTTGATTTTCTAAGAAGATTGAAATACATTGCATTGTTTGAAGATGAATATGTTATTCAAATTGTATCAAACATGGATCTGGAAAAAGCCAATATTCCTCGATTATCG AACATAATATCAAAATCAAATCGTACTGTGGTTGTACACAATAATCCATTACTACTCAAGCCAAAACGTTTTCCATTTCAAGTTACATATGCTACGAACGTTGTATTTATAGGAGATTATTATG CAAATTCCTCATCAGTTTCTTGTTTTATGTctcgttttatttttggcatGTGTTTTAtcgaaataataaaacttGTGCTAAATCTCCCAATAAAATATCGCCAGTTTCTTGTTTTCAGGTCCGTTTTTGGAAAACCGTTGTAA